The proteins below come from a single Gordonia sp. X0973 genomic window:
- a CDS encoding DUF2505 domain-containing protein — protein sequence MATNLEHTVSFPFSTDRLWQLVTDERYWRDLLAAINGDKGVLESFEHNGDTVTVVCKQVVPEDKLPSIVTKVRSGDLVIPRRSVLRRDGADITGDLAASVEGAPAKINGTQVSSGDPASTKYNAAVEVGIPFVGGKIEKAIAEQLGALLDAERDATIDWEAGNR from the coding sequence ATGGCAACGAATCTGGAGCACACCGTCTCCTTCCCGTTCAGCACCGACCGTCTCTGGCAGCTCGTGACCGACGAGCGGTATTGGCGTGATCTGCTGGCCGCGATCAACGGCGACAAAGGTGTCCTGGAATCGTTCGAGCACAACGGCGACACGGTCACCGTCGTGTGCAAACAAGTGGTTCCCGAGGACAAACTGCCCTCGATCGTCACCAAGGTCCGCAGCGGCGACCTCGTTATCCCGCGCCGCAGCGTGCTGCGCCGCGACGGTGCCGACATCACCGGCGACCTCGCGGCATCCGTCGAGGGGGCGCCGGCGAAGATCAACGGAACCCAGGTCAGCAGCGGTGATCCGGCGTCGACGAAGTACAACGCGGCGGTCGAGGTGGGTATCCCATTCGTCGGCGGGAAGATCGAGAAGGCCATCGCCGAGCAACTCGGCGCACTGCTCGACGCGGAGCGCGACGCGACGATCGATTGGGAGGCGGGCAACCGATAG
- a CDS encoding DUF2505 domain-containing protein yields the protein MARRLSYSARYPQPAEKLYKAQMQRAYWDDMMAGFQMLSPHCEVADFTADPSVGMRVVLKQTIGRDQLPPLAQTVLMKDMIITREESFGVFHPEDVTSGTYNASIPAGPGSLTGVQELFNTDTGCTIRKTTEVKVFVPFVNQKLEQMMLVNLVDLFRAEAEYAKDWVDKNL from the coding sequence ATGGCACGACGTCTCAGCTATTCGGCCCGCTACCCCCAGCCCGCCGAAAAGCTCTACAAAGCGCAGATGCAGCGCGCGTATTGGGATGACATGATGGCGGGCTTCCAGATGCTCTCGCCGCACTGCGAGGTCGCCGATTTCACCGCCGACCCGTCGGTGGGGATGCGCGTGGTGCTCAAGCAGACCATCGGTCGCGACCAACTCCCGCCGCTCGCGCAGACCGTGTTGATGAAGGACATGATCATCACGCGCGAGGAGTCCTTCGGCGTCTTCCACCCCGAGGACGTCACCTCGGGCACCTACAACGCCTCGATCCCGGCCGGCCCGGGCAGCCTCACCGGTGTGCAGGAGCTGTTCAACACCGACACCGGCTGCACCATCCGCAAGACCACCGAGGTCAAGGTCTTCGTCCCGTTCGTCAACCAGAAGCTCGAGCAGATGATGCTGGTCAACCTGGTGGACCTGTTCCGCGCCGAGGCCGAGTACGCCAAGGACTGGGTCGACAAGAACCTGTGA
- a CDS encoding carbon-nitrogen hydrolase family protein — translation MRVAIAQISAGTDPAANLGLVADQIATAADGGADLVVFPEASMCRFGVPLRDRAEPVDGPWATGVRAAARAHGIAVVVGMFTPGADGRVRNTALVVDRTGAVRTYDKMHCYDAFGYTESDTVEPGTHPVLLDLPLADGTTARLGVAICYDIRFPELFGALADAGAQVIAVPTSWGVGPGKAEQWRILTSARALDSGAFLVAADQAAPADPAARKGPAGIGISRLIDPFGSVVDDEYTESPQLRVHRIDLADVTRARDTLGMRSNRRPIGAVDLGGDRRTPAEG, via the coding sequence ATGCGCGTCGCCATCGCCCAGATCAGCGCCGGGACCGATCCCGCCGCCAACCTCGGTCTGGTCGCCGACCAGATCGCGACGGCCGCCGACGGCGGCGCCGACCTGGTGGTCTTCCCCGAGGCGTCGATGTGCCGGTTCGGCGTGCCCTTGCGCGACCGTGCAGAACCCGTCGACGGTCCGTGGGCGACCGGGGTGCGCGCCGCGGCCCGGGCGCACGGTATCGCCGTCGTCGTCGGCATGTTCACGCCGGGAGCCGACGGTCGGGTGCGCAATACCGCCTTGGTCGTCGATCGCACCGGTGCGGTGCGCACCTACGACAAGATGCACTGCTACGACGCCTTCGGCTACACCGAATCCGACACCGTCGAGCCCGGGACGCATCCGGTGCTCCTCGACCTCCCGCTCGCCGACGGCACGACGGCTCGGCTGGGCGTGGCCATCTGCTACGACATCCGGTTCCCCGAGTTGTTCGGGGCGTTGGCCGACGCCGGGGCGCAGGTGATCGCCGTCCCCACGTCGTGGGGGGTGGGGCCGGGCAAGGCGGAGCAGTGGCGCATCCTGACCTCGGCCCGGGCGCTGGATTCGGGTGCCTTCCTCGTCGCCGCCGATCAAGCCGCACCGGCCGATCCCGCCGCGCGGAAGGGGCCGGCCGGGATCGGGATCAGCCGCCTGATCGATCCGTTCGGTAGCGTGGTGGACGACGAATACACCGAATCCCCGCAGTTGCGGGTACACCGGATCGATCTTGCCGACGTGACCCGGGCGCGGGATACCCTCGGCATGCGGTCGAATCGACGGCCGATCGGGGCCGTCGACCTCGGGGGCGACCGGCGTACCCCTGCGGAGGGCTGA
- a CDS encoding DUF2993 domain-containing protein: MTTEDEWTAADGPSLEKSPPRTPEPATEPLRPAVTKSAPRKSAGTKRNRKRWIGAGIVAALVVALVGLGAGELYLRHEVKACMAKAFGSLTGEKTDVSLSAKPMLLQALTKKIPFVEVNSSGSGDGRLHLRVDDIAAAGNQSTISKVDGDGIMPFTQLLATARAGNGFGAGQSDDPSADPLGQLAGNAQLESIRSNGDGSFDVTATVQAVIIPLPVTVTLKPDVANGKPHLTVVKANMLAFGIPPNFAQTVVDNLTQAISGPMLKGMTLTKFEVQGEGLAFALHGQNVTVDENLARPRSNCGDFTVAA; this comes from the coding sequence GTGACGACCGAGGACGAATGGACCGCGGCCGACGGCCCGTCGCTGGAGAAATCCCCGCCCCGAACGCCCGAACCGGCCACCGAGCCGCTGCGGCCCGCGGTCACGAAATCCGCGCCGCGCAAGTCGGCGGGAACCAAGCGCAACCGCAAGCGCTGGATCGGCGCGGGAATCGTCGCCGCCCTCGTCGTGGCACTCGTCGGCCTCGGCGCCGGCGAGCTCTACCTGCGGCACGAGGTGAAGGCGTGCATGGCCAAGGCCTTCGGCTCCCTCACCGGCGAGAAGACCGACGTCTCGTTGAGCGCCAAGCCGATGCTGCTGCAGGCGTTGACCAAGAAGATCCCGTTCGTCGAGGTCAACTCGTCGGGATCGGGCGACGGGCGGCTGCACCTGCGCGTCGACGACATCGCCGCCGCCGGGAACCAGTCGACGATCAGCAAGGTCGACGGCGACGGGATCATGCCCTTCACCCAGCTCCTGGCCACCGCGCGGGCCGGTAACGGCTTCGGCGCCGGCCAATCCGACGACCCGTCCGCGGACCCGCTGGGACAACTGGCCGGCAATGCGCAGCTGGAGTCGATCCGTTCCAACGGGGACGGTTCCTTCGACGTGACGGCCACCGTGCAGGCCGTCATCATCCCGCTGCCCGTCACCGTCACACTCAAGCCCGACGTCGCGAATGGCAAGCCGCACCTCACCGTGGTGAAGGCGAACATGCTGGCGTTCGGGATTCCGCCGAACTTCGCGCAGACCGTCGTCGACAACCTCACCCAGGCGATCAGCGGGCCGATGCTCAAGGGCATGACCCTGACCAAGTTCGAGGTTCAGGGCGAGGGGTTGGCCTTCGCCCTGCACGGCCAGAACGTCACCGTCGACGAGAATCTGGCCCGGCCGCGCAGCAACTGCGGCGATTTCACCGTCGCTGCGTAG
- the purU gene encoding formyltetrahydrofolate deformylase yields the protein MTTPATTADRRFTLTLGCPDETGIVARIAGFLADAGAWITEAAYHSDVDTNWFFTRQAVRADSLDCGIDELRDRFGALAAEQFHPDTEWRLTDSAAPKKVVVLVSKDNHCLIDLLGRARRGEFPGEISAVIGNHAALGELVERFDVPFHLVGFDEASGGKAQAFEKVSAIVDEHEPDAIVLARFMQILPADLCERWSSRAINIHHSFLPSFVGARPYHQAYARGVKLIGATCHYVTAELDAGPIIEQDVIRVDHSDSVADMVRQGRDIETLVLARGVRWHLEDRVLVHGGKTVVFD from the coding sequence GTGACTACCCCCGCCACCACCGCCGACCGTCGGTTCACCCTCACCCTCGGGTGCCCCGACGAGACCGGCATCGTCGCCCGGATCGCCGGGTTCCTCGCCGACGCCGGCGCCTGGATCACCGAGGCCGCCTACCACTCCGACGTCGACACCAACTGGTTCTTCACCCGGCAGGCGGTGCGGGCCGACTCGCTGGACTGCGGGATCGACGAATTGCGCGATCGGTTCGGCGCGCTGGCCGCCGAGCAGTTCCACCCGGACACCGAGTGGCGGCTCACCGATTCCGCTGCACCCAAGAAGGTCGTCGTGCTGGTGAGCAAGGACAACCATTGCCTGATCGACCTGCTCGGCCGGGCCCGGCGCGGCGAGTTCCCCGGCGAGATCAGCGCGGTGATCGGCAACCACGCCGCACTCGGCGAACTCGTCGAGCGGTTCGACGTGCCCTTCCACCTGGTCGGCTTCGACGAGGCCTCCGGCGGCAAGGCGCAGGCATTCGAGAAGGTCTCGGCGATCGTCGACGAGCACGAGCCGGATGCCATCGTGCTGGCGCGCTTCATGCAGATCCTGCCCGCCGACCTATGCGAGCGGTGGTCGTCGCGAGCCATCAACATCCACCACAGCTTCCTGCCGAGCTTCGTCGGCGCCCGGCCCTACCACCAGGCCTATGCACGCGGGGTGAAGCTGATCGGCGCGACCTGCCACTACGTCACGGCCGAACTCGACGCCGGTCCGATCATCGAGCAGGACGTGATCCGCGTCGACCATTCCGACAGCGTCGCCGACATGGTCCGGCAGGGGCGCGACATCGAGACCCTCGTCCTCGCCCGCGGTGTGCGGTGGCACCTGGAGGACCGGGTGCTGGTGCACGGCGGGAAGACCGTCGTCTTCGACTAG
- the deoC gene encoding deoxyribose-phosphate aldolase — MSEHDLTREQVAAMIDHTLLAPEATRDQARATAAEAAELGVYAVCLSPSMLPIDTGGQRLAVVAGFPSGQHHSLVKAAEARMAVDQGANEIDMVIDIGAAVDGRYDEVFADVLTVAQAIADDGALLKVIVESAVLLRDAGPDALQRVCERAVAAGAGMVKTSTGFHPAGGASIEAVRLMADTVGKDAGVKASGGIRDAGFAAQLIAAGATRLGLSQSAAVLDGFPAAAGN; from the coding sequence ATGAGCGAACACGACCTCACCCGTGAGCAGGTGGCGGCCATGATCGACCACACGCTGCTGGCGCCGGAGGCGACGCGGGATCAGGCGCGTGCCACCGCCGCCGAAGCCGCCGAACTCGGCGTCTACGCCGTCTGCCTCTCGCCGTCGATGCTGCCGATCGACACCGGCGGGCAACGGCTCGCCGTCGTGGCCGGCTTCCCGTCGGGCCAGCACCACTCGTTGGTGAAGGCGGCCGAGGCGCGGATGGCCGTCGACCAGGGGGCCAACGAGATCGACATGGTGATCGACATCGGCGCCGCCGTCGACGGGCGCTACGACGAGGTGTTCGCCGACGTGCTCACCGTCGCACAGGCCATCGCCGACGACGGGGCGCTGCTGAAGGTCATCGTCGAATCCGCGGTCCTGCTGCGCGACGCCGGCCCCGACGCCCTGCAGCGGGTCTGCGAACGCGCGGTGGCCGCCGGAGCCGGCATGGTCAAGACCTCGACGGGCTTTCACCCGGCCGGAGGGGCGAGCATAGAGGCGGTGCGGCTCATGGCCGATACCGTCGGAAAAGATGCCGGGGTCAAGGCCAGCGGCGGGATCCGTGACGCGGGATTCGCCGCGCAGTTGATCGCGGCGGGTGCGACGCGGCTCGGGCTCTCGCAGTCGGCCGCCGTGCTCGACGGGTTTCCCGCCGCGGCGGGAAACTGA